From Flavipsychrobacter sp., a single genomic window includes:
- a CDS encoding DUF4175 family protein, whose amino-acid sequence MNNYQQLISRLDAFTRKYYTNQLVRGGLVFLISLLLFVLTVSIGEYYLYMPVWLKMTLLSFFIIAGSTALIVWVVLPLIKMYRLGKVISHEKAAVIIGAHFPEVSDKLLNILQLKNESVTQSSKDLIEASIDQKAAQIAVVPIGSAIDISKNKRYLPYLLPLILIGVFILVAAPSIFRDASERLLHPTTEFAKPAPFRFVLADNTLQVVRNTDYLLEVTTEGDVAPEMMFLDIDGERVPMSKEKGVFSYTFRNVSAPQTFNLYAGGFYSTVYDLKVVQKPLLKSFTVSLDYPSYTGKQDEVRNSLGDISVPEGTVVTWDIATEFTDEVSMQFGAEEIVKLQESGGRYNNSARFLKDSTYALVLKNNNSSLVDTYKYTVTVVKDQHPVVQLQEFKDSISGTQIVMKGTAGDDYAISKVLFNYEVADAQNKQLNKKSIPLNISKGALTSYQHYFDIKTLDLQPGQKVSYYIEAWDNDQINGSKATRSDARTFKMFNAKEIDSAINEHAKQINSDLSSSSEQSEALKQEYKELQNKLLQNNSMGWEMQQSMKNLMKMQQQLQSRMDAVKKRFEEQVEQSKQKQYSEDLRNKQEQLEKQMDNLLDKELKEQMKKLEDLMKKLNKENAVQSMQELEQENKLFDMDLERMQELMKQMEMQMRLEDMANKVDELAAKELALKEKTDNAKDEEALKTLTEEQKKIEKDVEDVLKEDMKEAKELNEQLEKQQQLETPTEQGEQAQEEMKSSEQELNKSEKSKASKSQSKAAENLKKMASTLRQQASGMDIEQIEVDIKAVRQVLSNLMRLSFKQEQLMEQVRSTQVISKQYVANKQEQKKLHTNSLMIRDSLFALSKRIEFLSAAINRETTSLEKNMNRSVALLEDRDVSKAVSRQQYVMTHVNNLALMLNETLSNLMQMQSQASQGSSGSCKKPGGKTPKPGMGKQLSDVITKQKDLGNAMQQMQQAKQKGKGGQQGQSGSPKSGQQGEQGEEGNSEKEGMTAEKLARLAQQQSAIRKQLQELNMLLNSNGMGAEVNELRELEKQMDRTEAELVNKRLTAQLLMRQKEILSRLLKVEESVREQEQDDKRSSKSAEKQARPVPDDLKQYIDKSKSILEEYKVAPPQLKPYYKSMVEEYYKILGT is encoded by the coding sequence ATGAATAATTACCAGCAGCTCATATCCCGTTTAGATGCTTTTACAAGGAAGTATTACACCAATCAGTTGGTTAGAGGGGGGCTTGTGTTTTTGATAAGTTTGCTCTTGTTTGTCCTTACTGTGTCTATTGGGGAGTATTATCTCTATATGCCTGTTTGGCTTAAAATGACGTTACTCTCGTTTTTCATTATTGCGGGTAGCACTGCCTTAATAGTATGGGTAGTATTGCCACTTATTAAGATGTATAGGTTGGGTAAGGTTATTAGCCATGAAAAAGCGGCTGTTATCATTGGCGCTCATTTTCCTGAAGTGAGTGATAAGCTGCTGAATATCCTACAACTAAAGAATGAGTCGGTTACTCAATCCAGTAAGGATCTTATAGAAGCAAGTATAGACCAGAAAGCAGCACAGATAGCTGTGGTACCTATTGGGTCGGCTATAGATATTTCTAAGAATAAAAGATACCTACCTTATTTATTACCATTGATATTAATAGGTGTGTTTATTTTGGTGGCAGCGCCGAGTATATTCAGAGATGCTTCGGAAAGGTTATTGCACCCCACAACCGAATTTGCCAAGCCTGCACCATTCCGTTTTGTTTTAGCAGATAATACGTTGCAGGTAGTAAGAAATACTGATTACTTATTGGAGGTAACGACCGAAGGGGATGTAGCACCTGAAATGATGTTTTTGGACATTGATGGAGAGCGAGTGCCTATGTCAAAAGAGAAGGGTGTTTTTAGCTATACATTCAGGAATGTATCAGCGCCTCAAACCTTCAACCTCTATGCTGGAGGCTTTTATTCTACAGTGTATGACTTGAAGGTGGTACAAAAACCTCTTCTTAAATCATTTACCGTTAGTTTAGACTATCCTAGCTATACAGGTAAGCAAGATGAGGTAAGAAATAGTCTTGGTGATATATCTGTGCCTGAGGGAACAGTTGTGACTTGGGACATTGCTACAGAATTTACTGATGAAGTGAGCATGCAATTTGGAGCAGAAGAAATAGTGAAGTTGCAAGAAAGTGGTGGTAGATATAATAACAGCGCTCGTTTCTTGAAAGACAGCACATATGCTCTTGTCCTCAAAAATAATAACTCGTCATTGGTTGATACTTATAAGTATACCGTAACTGTAGTGAAGGATCAACACCCTGTTGTGCAGCTTCAAGAGTTCAAAGACTCGATATCTGGCACACAAATAGTGATGAAAGGGACGGCAGGGGATGACTATGCAATTAGCAAGGTGCTGTTCAATTATGAAGTAGCTGACGCTCAAAATAAACAGCTAAATAAAAAGAGTATTCCTTTAAATATTTCGAAAGGTGCTTTAACTTCTTATCAGCATTACTTTGATATTAAAACACTAGACCTGCAGCCCGGACAAAAAGTAAGCTACTATATAGAAGCGTGGGATAATGATCAGATAAATGGTAGTAAGGCTACAAGAAGTGATGCAAGAACATTTAAAATGTTTAATGCAAAAGAAATTGATTCTGCAATTAATGAGCATGCTAAGCAAATAAATTCGGACCTAAGTAGTAGCTCTGAGCAAAGTGAAGCATTAAAGCAAGAGTATAAGGAGCTGCAAAATAAGCTATTGCAAAACAACTCCATGGGTTGGGAGATGCAGCAGTCGATGAAGAATTTGATGAAGATGCAACAGCAGTTGCAAAGCAGAATGGATGCTGTAAAAAAACGTTTTGAGGAGCAAGTAGAACAGAGTAAACAAAAACAATACAGTGAGGATCTTAGGAATAAGCAAGAGCAATTAGAAAAACAAATGGATAATCTGCTCGATAAAGAGTTGAAGGAGCAGATGAAGAAGTTGGAAGACCTGATGAAGAAGCTGAACAAGGAGAATGCTGTTCAGTCTATGCAAGAGTTGGAGCAGGAGAATAAGCTTTTCGATATGGATCTGGAGCGTATGCAGGAATTGATGAAGCAGATGGAAATGCAAATGAGGCTGGAGGATATGGCCAATAAGGTTGATGAATTAGCGGCTAAAGAATTAGCCTTAAAAGAGAAAACAGATAATGCCAAGGATGAGGAAGCCTTGAAGACCCTTACAGAAGAGCAAAAGAAAATTGAAAAAGATGTAGAAGATGTGTTGAAGGAAGATATGAAGGAAGCAAAGGAGTTAAATGAGCAGCTAGAAAAACAACAACAGTTAGAAACACCTACAGAGCAAGGTGAGCAGGCGCAAGAAGAGATGAAGAGTAGTGAGCAAGAGCTAAATAAAAGTGAAAAGTCTAAAGCGTCAAAATCGCAAAGCAAAGCAGCGGAAAACCTGAAAAAAATGGCGTCTACCCTTCGCCAGCAAGCATCGGGTATGGATATAGAGCAGATAGAAGTAGATATAAAGGCGGTACGTCAAGTGTTATCCAATTTAATGCGTCTGTCTTTCAAGCAAGAGCAGTTGATGGAGCAGGTTAGATCTACTCAAGTTATCAGTAAGCAGTACGTTGCTAACAAGCAAGAACAGAAAAAACTACATACAAATTCCCTGATGATAAGAGATAGCCTTTTTGCACTTAGTAAAAGAATTGAGTTTTTATCAGCGGCTATTAATAGAGAGACCACTTCTTTGGAAAAGAACATGAATCGTTCGGTTGCATTGTTGGAAGATAGGGATGTGAGCAAAGCTGTTAGTAGGCAACAATATGTAATGACCCATGTAAACAATTTGGCCTTGATGTTGAATGAGACCCTGTCTAACCTAATGCAAATGCAAAGTCAGGCATCTCAAGGTAGTTCAGGCAGCTGTAAGAAGCCTGGAGGTAAAACGCCAAAACCTGGAATGGGTAAGCAGCTAAGCGATGTAATTACTAAACAAAAAGACCTCGGTAATGCAATGCAGCAAATGCAACAAGCTAAGCAAAAAGGGAAGGGAGGTCAACAAGGTCAGTCTGGTAGTCCTAAGTCTGGTCAGCAAGGAGAGCAGGGTGAGGAAGGTAATAGTGAAAAAGAAGGAATGACTGCGGAAAAATTGGCAAGGTTGGCACAACAGCAATCAGCTATACGTAAGCAGCTACAAGAGTTGAATATGCTACTTAATAGTAACGGGATGGGGGCAGAGGTTAATGAACTTCGCGAATTAGAAAAGCAAATGGATAGAACAGAGGCAGAATTGGTCAATAAAAGACTAACTGCTCAGTTGCTAATGAGACAGAAAGAAATATTATCTAGGTTACTAAAAGTAGAAGAGTCAGTAAGAGAGCAGGAGCAAGATGATAAGCGCTCTTCAAAGTCTGCAGAGAAGCAGGCAAGACCTGTTCCTGATGATTTAAAGCAATATATAGATAAGAGCAAAAGTATTCTGGAAGAGTATAAAGTAGCGCCTCCACAACTCAAGCCATATTATAAATCTATGGTAGAAGAATACTATAAAATACTAGGTACATAA